A genomic segment from Barrientosiimonas humi encodes:
- the proC gene encoding pyrroline-5-carboxylate reductase → MDQTAERSHESRREPVAIIGAGVMGETLVSGLLRSGRTPEQLLVSDRSAERLAALSKQYAVQVLSVADAVPQVTTVVLAVKPQDMGAVLETIRPHLQPGTLVVSIAAGITTAFLEERLPEGTPVARVMPNTPALVDEGMAAISGGTHCEAHHMWVAQDLMRSCGKVVTVPEEHQDAVTAISGSGPAYIFYVVEAMIEAGVLLGLPRGTSTELVVQTLYGAATMLKETGEHPTVLRERVSSPGGTTMSALRELDDHKVRAAFLTAMEAAARRSAELASGQA, encoded by the coding sequence ATGGACCAGACCGCCGAGCGATCCCACGAGTCCCGCCGCGAGCCGGTGGCGATCATCGGTGCCGGGGTCATGGGCGAGACGCTGGTCTCGGGCCTGCTGCGCTCGGGCCGCACCCCCGAGCAGCTGCTGGTCAGCGACCGCAGCGCCGAGCGGCTCGCCGCCCTGAGCAAGCAGTACGCCGTCCAGGTCCTGTCCGTGGCCGACGCCGTGCCGCAGGTGACCACCGTCGTGCTGGCGGTGAAGCCGCAGGACATGGGGGCGGTGCTGGAGACGATCCGGCCGCACCTGCAGCCCGGCACCCTCGTGGTCTCGATCGCTGCCGGCATCACCACTGCCTTCCTCGAGGAGCGGCTGCCCGAGGGCACCCCGGTGGCCCGGGTCATGCCCAACACTCCCGCGCTGGTCGACGAGGGGATGGCCGCGATCAGCGGCGGCACGCACTGCGAGGCCCACCACATGTGGGTGGCCCAGGACCTGATGCGCTCGTGCGGCAAGGTCGTGACGGTGCCCGAGGAGCACCAGGACGCGGTGACGGCGATCAGCGGCAGCGGACCGGCGTACATCTTCTACGTCGTCGAGGCGATGATCGAGGCGGGCGTGCTGCTCGGGCTGCCGCGCGGGACCTCCACCGAGCTCGTGGTCCAGACGCTCTACGGCGCGGCCACCATGCTGAAGGAGACCGGCGAGCACCCGACCGTGCTGCGCGAGCGGGTCTCCAGCCCCGGCGGCACCACGATGTCGGCGCTGCGCGAGCTCGACGACCACAAGGTGCGGGCGGCCTTCCTCACCGCGATGGAGGCGGCCGCGCGGCGCTCCGCCGAGCTCGCCTCGGGGCAGGCCTGA
- a CDS encoding GNAT family N-acetyltransferase yields the protein MTAITVRVLGDDDWQIYRDIRLAALEESPDAFAASREQEQSFDEDFWRQRMGRSRRLVAERDSKPVGVVSVGDVIDTEDVDEDGDDTEVVAEIFGLWVTPDLRGKGVAWQLVEAGVQQARAEQRDHVVYWVGTDNGRAVAFASSYGFRPTDARRPMRAQDASDDEDDDNLEMAMVYPLGGDPGAVPTSEPV from the coding sequence ATGACGGCGATCACGGTGCGCGTCCTCGGGGACGACGATTGGCAGATCTACCGCGACATCCGCCTGGCAGCGCTGGAGGAGTCTCCCGACGCCTTCGCAGCCTCCAGGGAGCAGGAGCAGAGCTTCGACGAAGACTTCTGGCGGCAGCGCATGGGGCGCTCCCGTCGACTGGTCGCCGAGCGCGACAGCAAGCCGGTCGGTGTGGTGTCGGTCGGTGACGTGATCGACACCGAGGACGTCGACGAGGACGGCGACGACACCGAGGTCGTCGCCGAGATCTTCGGCCTGTGGGTCACCCCCGACCTGCGCGGCAAGGGCGTCGCCTGGCAGCTGGTCGAGGCCGGCGTGCAGCAGGCCCGGGCCGAGCAGCGCGACCACGTCGTCTACTGGGTCGGCACCGACAACGGCCGCGCCGTGGCGTTCGCCAGCAGCTACGGCTTCCGCCCCACCGACGCCCGGCGCCCGATGCGCGCCCAGGACGCCTCCGACGACGAGGACGACGACAACCTCGAGATGGCGATGGTCTACCCGCTGGGCGGGGACCCGGGTGCGGTGCCGACGTCGGAGCCAGTCTGA
- a CDS encoding acetoin utilization protein AcuC, with amino-acid sequence MNPLRLDLTTRLADEFGVLDAPGLQVVAPRLPDADGAFLRTVHTDDYIQAVRRASLDPAEADPAYGLGTEDDPAFPGMHEVSTLIAAGTLQACQDVWRGETDHAVNIAGGLHHAMPDRAAGFCVYNDAAIGIQWLLDNGAERVAYVDIDVHHGDGVEQAFWDDPRVLTVSLHESGRVLFPGTGFPGDIGGPDAEGSAVNVALPPGTGDAAWLRALHSVVPPLLEAFRPQVLVTQQGCDSHYSDPLAHLAISIDAQRTAYDTLHRLAHRLTGGRWVALGGGGYEIVDVVPRAWTHLAAIAAHVPVDLEQPVPSGWREHVRTLVGRPGPASMGDGVSEHGVVWYRSWHSGYDPDSSLDQAIMATREAVFPLHGLDVYFD; translated from the coding sequence ATGAACCCGCTGCGGCTCGACCTCACCACCCGGCTGGCCGACGAGTTCGGCGTGCTTGACGCGCCCGGTCTGCAGGTGGTGGCGCCGCGGCTGCCCGACGCCGACGGGGCGTTCCTGCGCACGGTCCACACCGACGACTACATCCAGGCCGTGCGCCGGGCCTCGCTCGACCCTGCCGAGGCCGACCCGGCGTACGGGCTGGGCACCGAGGACGACCCGGCCTTCCCGGGCATGCACGAGGTGTCGACGCTGATCGCGGCGGGAACCCTGCAGGCCTGCCAGGACGTGTGGCGCGGCGAGACCGACCACGCCGTCAACATCGCCGGCGGGCTGCACCACGCGATGCCCGACCGGGCGGCCGGGTTCTGCGTCTACAACGACGCCGCCATCGGCATCCAGTGGCTGCTCGACAACGGCGCCGAGCGGGTGGCCTACGTCGACATCGACGTGCACCACGGCGACGGCGTCGAGCAGGCGTTCTGGGACGACCCGCGGGTGCTGACCGTCTCGCTGCACGAGAGCGGCCGGGTGCTGTTCCCCGGCACCGGTTTCCCCGGCGACATCGGCGGGCCCGACGCCGAGGGGTCGGCCGTCAACGTCGCGCTGCCTCCGGGCACGGGCGACGCGGCGTGGCTGCGCGCGCTGCACTCGGTCGTCCCGCCGCTGCTGGAGGCCTTCCGCCCGCAGGTGCTGGTGACCCAGCAGGGCTGCGACTCCCACTACTCCGACCCGCTCGCGCACCTGGCGATCTCGATCGACGCCCAGCGGACGGCGTACGACACCCTCCACCGGCTCGCGCACCGCCTCACCGGCGGGCGCTGGGTCGCGCTCGGCGGCGGCGGGTACGAGATCGTCGACGTGGTGCCGCGCGCCTGGACCCACCTCGCGGCCATCGCGGCGCACGTGCCCGTCGACCTGGAGCAGCCGGTGCCGAGCGGCTGGCGCGAGCACGTGCGCACCCTCGTCGGTCGCCCCGGCCCCGCGTCGATGGGCGACGGGGTGAGCGAGCACGGGGTGGTCTGGTACCGCTCGTGGCACAGCGGCTACGACCCGGACAGCTCGCTGGACCAGGCGATCATGGCGACCCGCGAGGCCGTCTTCCCTCTCCACGGCCTCGACGTGTACTTCGATTGA
- a CDS encoding helix-turn-helix domain-containing protein, with protein sequence MTEDRQVGEVSFMTVAEVATLMRVSKMTVYRLVHGGELPAIRVGRSFRVPEDAVHAYLRNSFIDSA encoded by the coding sequence ATGACAGAAGACCGCCAGGTCGGCGAGGTGTCGTTCATGACCGTCGCCGAGGTTGCCACGCTGATGCGTGTGTCGAAGATGACCGTCTATCGGCTGGTGCACGGCGGCGAGCTGCCCGCCATCCGGGTCGGGCGCTCCTTCCGGGTCCCCGAGGACGCCGTGCACGCCTACCTGCGCAACTCCTTCATCGACTCGGCCTGA
- a CDS encoding 30S ribosomal protein bS22, giving the protein MGSVIKKRRKRMAKKKHRKLLRKTRHQRRNKK; this is encoded by the coding sequence ATGGGTTCGGTCATCAAGAAGCGCCGCAAGCGCATGGCCAAGAAGAAGCACCGCAAGCTGCTGCGCAAGACGCGCCACCAGCGCCGCAACAAGAAGTAA
- a CDS encoding NAD-dependent epimerase/dehydratase family protein: MTGVSRLVGGLTARALSEHDDVDRVIGVDSVPPPHSIGSARFVRADIRNPIIGKVIRQEQVDTVVHLGVITTPRQAGGRTAQKEINVIGTMQLLAACQKAESLNRLVVKSTGAVYGASPRDPAMFTEDMTPRRAPTAGFPRDSVEVENYVRGFARRRPDVDITLLRMANIAGPGMRTPLSDYFRMRAMPVPMGYDGRIQVLHLDDAVRSLVTSATSEATGIINIAGDGIVTVRQAARLAGRPTVPFVPVLAGAVTSGARAARLGAFDSSQWQWLCYGRALDTTRMRELLGFTPDHTTRDTIREVFGADPVWPPSPGVAISSLIGDRS, from the coding sequence GTGACGGGCGTGTCCCGTCTCGTCGGAGGGCTCACCGCGCGTGCGCTGAGCGAGCACGACGACGTCGACCGGGTCATCGGGGTCGACTCGGTGCCGCCGCCGCACAGCATCGGCTCGGCGCGGTTCGTGCGGGCCGACATCCGCAACCCGATCATCGGCAAGGTGATCCGGCAGGAGCAGGTCGACACCGTCGTGCACCTGGGCGTCATCACCACGCCGCGGCAGGCCGGCGGGCGCACCGCCCAGAAGGAGATCAACGTCATCGGCACCATGCAGCTGCTCGCTGCGTGCCAGAAGGCGGAGTCGCTGAACCGGCTGGTCGTGAAGTCCACCGGCGCGGTCTACGGCGCCTCGCCGCGCGACCCGGCGATGTTCACCGAGGACATGACGCCCCGCCGCGCCCCCACCGCGGGCTTCCCGCGCGACTCGGTCGAGGTCGAGAACTACGTGCGCGGCTTCGCCCGCCGCCGCCCCGACGTCGACATCACCCTGCTGCGGATGGCCAACATCGCCGGCCCCGGCATGCGCACGCCGCTGTCCGACTACTTCCGCATGCGCGCCATGCCCGTGCCGATGGGGTACGACGGGCGCATCCAGGTGCTCCACCTCGACGACGCGGTGCGCTCGCTCGTCACGTCCGCCACCAGCGAGGCGACCGGAATCATCAACATCGCCGGCGACGGCATCGTCACCGTGCGGCAGGCCGCCCGGCTGGCCGGGCGTCCGACGGTGCCGTTCGTGCCGGTCCTGGCCGGCGCCGTCACCAGCGGCGCCCGTGCCGCCCGGCTCGGGGCGTTCGACTCCAGCCAGTGGCAGTGGCTGTGCTACGGCCGGGCCCTGGACACCACGCGCATGCGTGAGCTGCTGGGCTTCACCCCCGACCACACGACCCGCGACACCATCCGCGAGGTGTTCGGCGCCGACCCGGTCTGGCCGCCGTCGCCCGGGGTGGCCATCTCGTCGCTGATCGGAGACCGCTCGTGA
- a CDS encoding lysophospholipid acyltransferase family protein — MSQPSTPRPRSTTAAKKTAATTSSGTPSSSAPAGKKPTAKKSTAKKASTRKTTTTKRSTTAKKSTAGKKSSSAKKAPSTTKASTRTATPAKKAPVTSPPAATEETAVPTQPAELGAASRAVRQRPPRSRVRAEAEARRTDAERRLRAVPDIAEVADSPEPVAAEPGPGGAGGASSPSLLSVTGVEQGVSALVGLLRAAGRTAGLEGEELERRVARTLAYLRRRVTGDYDLDAFGFDQEFTEEVWLPLLRPIYRHWFRVEVRGVEHLPAEGAALVVANHSGTVPVDGLMLQFAIHDEIGRHTRMLGADLVFSSPFIGELARKAGSTLAANPDAERLLSTDQLTTVFPEGFKGVGKGFAERYRLQRFGRGGFVTAAVRTGAPIIPCSIVGAEEIYPMIANVKSLARVLGFPYFPITPLFPLLGPLGLVPLPSKWLIEFGPPIETASLGASAADDPMLVFDLTDQVRETIQQTLYSLLLQRRSVFF; from the coding sequence GTGAGCCAGCCGTCCACGCCCCGCCCGCGCAGCACCACCGCGGCGAAGAAGACCGCCGCCACCACGTCGTCCGGCACGCCGTCGAGCTCGGCGCCGGCGGGCAAGAAGCCGACGGCCAAGAAGTCGACCGCCAAGAAGGCCTCGACCCGCAAGACCACGACGACCAAGCGGTCAACGACCGCCAAGAAGTCGACGGCCGGCAAGAAGTCGTCGAGCGCGAAGAAGGCACCGTCGACCACGAAGGCCTCGACCCGCACGGCGACGCCCGCCAAGAAGGCGCCCGTGACCAGCCCGCCCGCCGCCACCGAGGAGACGGCCGTGCCCACCCAGCCGGCCGAGCTGGGCGCGGCCAGCCGCGCGGTGCGCCAGCGCCCGCCGCGCAGCCGGGTGCGGGCCGAGGCCGAGGCGCGCCGCACCGATGCCGAGCGCCGGCTGCGCGCCGTGCCCGACATCGCCGAGGTCGCCGACTCGCCGGAGCCGGTCGCCGCCGAGCCCGGCCCGGGCGGCGCTGGTGGCGCCTCGTCTCCCTCGCTGCTGAGCGTCACCGGCGTCGAGCAGGGGGTGTCGGCGCTGGTCGGCCTGCTGCGCGCGGCCGGTCGCACCGCCGGGCTCGAGGGTGAGGAGCTGGAGCGGCGGGTCGCCCGCACCCTGGCGTACCTGCGGCGCCGGGTCACCGGCGACTACGACCTCGACGCGTTCGGCTTCGACCAGGAGTTCACCGAGGAGGTCTGGCTGCCGCTGCTGCGGCCGATCTACCGGCACTGGTTCCGGGTCGAGGTGCGTGGCGTCGAGCACCTCCCGGCCGAGGGCGCGGCCCTGGTCGTGGCCAACCACTCCGGCACCGTCCCGGTCGACGGGCTGATGCTGCAGTTCGCGATCCACGACGAGATCGGGCGGCACACCCGCATGCTGGGCGCCGACCTGGTCTTCTCCTCGCCGTTCATCGGCGAGCTCGCCCGCAAGGCCGGCAGCACGCTGGCGGCCAACCCCGACGCCGAGCGGCTGCTGTCGACCGACCAGCTCACGACGGTCTTCCCCGAGGGGTTCAAGGGCGTCGGCAAGGGCTTCGCCGAGCGATACCGGCTGCAGCGCTTCGGCCGCGGCGGGTTCGTCACGGCCGCGGTGCGCACCGGCGCGCCGATCATCCCGTGCTCGATCGTCGGGGCGGAGGAGATCTACCCGATGATCGCCAACGTCAAGAGCCTCGCGCGGGTGCTGGGCTTCCCCTACTTCCCGATCACCCCGCTGTTCCCGCTGCTCGGCCCGCTCGGCCTGGTGCCGCTGCCGTCCAAGTGGCTCATCGAGTTCGGCCCGCCGATCGAGACCGCCTCGCTCGGTGCGTCCGCGGCCGACGACCCGATGCTGGTCTTCGACCTCACCGACCAGGTGCGCGAGACCATCCAGCAGACGCTCTACTCGCTGCTGCTGCAGCGCCGCTCGGTGTTCTTCTGA
- a CDS encoding glutaredoxin family protein has protein sequence MPLWRRHEERGEQQAGGQHEVLLLSRPGCHLCDDARAVIERVCDDLGVPWREQSIVDDAELTRRYAEMIPVTLVDGAQHDYFRVDERRLRAALR, from the coding sequence ATGCCGCTGTGGCGACGCCATGAGGAGCGGGGCGAGCAGCAGGCCGGCGGTCAGCACGAGGTGCTCCTGCTCAGCCGGCCCGGCTGCCACCTGTGCGACGACGCGCGCGCGGTGATCGAGCGGGTCTGCGACGACCTCGGCGTCCCCTGGCGCGAGCAGTCGATCGTCGACGACGCCGAGCTGACCCGGCGCTACGCCGAGATGATCCCGGTCACGCTCGTCGACGGCGCCCAGCACGACTACTTCCGGGTCGACGAGCGGCGGCTGCGCGCGGCGCTGCGCTGA
- a CDS encoding redox-sensing transcriptional repressor Rex → MSAEPAAHRVIPGATVARLPVYLRALSALATAGTDTVSSEELAEAAGVRSAKLRKDLSYLGSYGVRGVGYDVARLRDEIEGELGLRHDFSLVIVGMGNLGHALAAYSGFATRGFAVRWLVDEAPDVVGTRIAGLTVIDFDGLARECNDSMIGVIATPPDAAQDVADRLVALGVRSILNFAPAVLSIPSGVEVRKVDLATELQILAFHQQHPRLDPKALDRDALDPKTDDLEEGAAP, encoded by the coding sequence GTGTCTGCCGAGCCCGCCGCACACCGGGTCATCCCCGGCGCCACGGTGGCGCGACTCCCGGTCTACCTGCGCGCGCTGAGCGCCCTGGCGACCGCCGGCACCGACACCGTCTCCTCCGAGGAGCTCGCCGAGGCCGCGGGCGTGCGCTCGGCCAAGCTGCGCAAGGACCTGTCCTACCTCGGGTCGTACGGCGTGCGCGGCGTCGGCTACGACGTCGCCCGGCTGCGCGACGAGATCGAGGGCGAGCTCGGCCTGCGGCACGACTTCTCCCTGGTCATCGTCGGCATGGGCAACCTCGGCCACGCGCTCGCGGCCTACTCCGGCTTCGCGACCCGCGGGTTCGCGGTGCGCTGGCTCGTCGACGAGGCGCCCGACGTGGTCGGCACCCGCATCGCCGGCCTCACCGTCATCGACTTCGACGGCCTCGCGCGCGAGTGCAACGACAGCATGATCGGCGTCATCGCGACCCCGCCCGACGCGGCCCAGGACGTCGCCGACCGGCTCGTCGCTCTCGGGGTGCGCTCGATCCTCAACTTCGCGCCCGCGGTGCTGTCGATCCCCTCCGGGGTCGAGGTGCGCAAGGTCGATCTCGCCACCGAGCTGCAGATCCTGGCCTTCCACCAGCAGCACCCGCGGCTGGACCCCAAGGCGCTCGACCGCGACGCGCTGGACCCCAAGACCGACGACCTCGAGGAAGGGGCGGCGCCGTGA